One stretch of Sander lucioperca isolate FBNREF2018 chromosome 13, SLUC_FBN_1.2, whole genome shotgun sequence DNA includes these proteins:
- the grm5a gene encoding glutamate receptor, metabotropic 5a isoform X2 yields MAGGVRRNTEMGNRLGLYVRLLAVSVLLGADLSWLGLKDQVGVNAQNTDRRVLTHIPGDIIIGALFSVHHQPPADKVHERKCGAVREQYGIQRVEAMMHTLDRINADPTILPNITLGCEIRDSCWHSAVALEQSIEFIRDTLVSNEEEESQGRCTAEAGSLLLQAKKPIVGLIGPGSSSVAIQVQNLLQLFNIPQIAYSATSMDLSDKSLYKYFMRVVPSDMQQAKAMVDIVKKYNWSYVSAIHTEGNYGESGMEAFKDMAAKEGICIAHSDKIYSNAGEQSFDKLLQKLRAHLPKARVVACFCEGMTVRGILMAMRRQGLVGEFLLVGSDGWADRSDVTDGYQREAAGGITIKLKSAYVTWFDDYYLNLKPDANLRNPWFPEFWQHRFQCRLRGHPQESSMYNRTCTWRESLRHQYAQDTKMGFVINAIYSMAYGLHAMQQSLCPGYKGLCENMRPIDGRKLLDFLMRTNFTGVSGETIYFDQSGDSPGRYEIMNFKRTGEDEYAYIYVGSWDQGGLKMNDEEIWSNNSDIIQSVCSEPCQKAQIKVIRKGEVSCCWTCTPCKENEFVFDEYTCRACDLGFWPTYDLTGCEPIPVQYVRWGDPEPIAAVVFSCLGLMATLFVTSVFIKFWDTPVVKSSSRELCYIILVGICLGYLCTFTLIAKPHIVYCYLQRLGIGLSPAMSYSALVTKTNRIARILAGSKKKICTKKPRFMSACAQLVIAFLLILLQLGIIVALFIIEPPQVIYDFPSISEVHLICNLTTLGVVAPLGYNGLLILSCTFYAFKTRNVPANFNEAKYIAFTMYTTCIIWLAFVPIYFGSNYKIITMCFSVSLSATVALCCMFVPKVYIMLAKPEKNVRSAFTTSTVVRMHVGDAKKAAKTGKTSSSMANLFRRRGSAQDISSNGKSVTWAQNEHSYRPNIWKRMSFHVKKKEAVEVNQTAIIKPFSKGGDTPADTGVKEQYEEQQVSQPFTCSPSQSPRGFQGGEAREDGQALPTYIPEHPAGVRRRVGDNGQGVGMVDGADISIIGVGDIGIGVIGGQPQGTTIMDQISCVVNRFTANISELNTMMLPGGVTISSTSTTALPAAADAAPGPPQYLTSRSRQAPSNATTYAEVAVVSNFCENRPAGKIYEHLAGTCVSSRRAKDMEELVALTPPSPFRDSSLSSSGSSPTSMSPASEAEYDQLLLRHYSQSSSSL; encoded by the exons ATGGCAGGAGGTGTAAGGAGGAACACAGAGATGGGAAATAGATTAGGGCTATATGTGAGGCTGTTGGCAGTGAGTGTGTTACTGGGAGCTGATCTGAGCTGGCTGGGCCTGAAAGATCAGGTTGGGGTCAATGCCCAGAACACTGACAGAAGGGTATTGACACATATCCCTGGTGACATCATCATAGGAGCTCTGTTCTCTGTCCACCACCAACCACCTGCAGACAAG GTCCATGAGCGAAAGTGTGGTGCGGTGCGTGAGCAGTATGGGATCCAGAGAGTGGAGGCCATGATGCACACTCTGGATCGAATCAACGCAGACCCAACTATCCTCCCGAATATCACCCTGGGCTGCGAGATCAG GGACTCATGCTGGCACTCTGCGGTGGCGCTGGAGCAGAGCATTGAGTTTATTCGGGACACACTAGTGTCcaatgaagaggaggagagccAGGGCAGGTGTACTGCAGAAGCAGGGAGCCTGTTGCTGCAGGCGAAGAAGCCCATTGTGGGACTGATTGGACCAGGATCTAGCTCTGTGGCCATCCAGGTGCAAAATCTCCTTCAGCTCTTCAACATCCCACAAATAGCTTACTCAGCCACTAGCATGGATCTCAGTGACAAG AGCTTATATAAATATTTCATGAGGGTGGTGCCATCAGATATGCAACAGGCCAAAGCCATGGTGGACATTGTCAAGAAATACAACTGGAGCTACGTGTCCGCAATACACACAGAGG GTAATTATGGTGAGAGTGGAATGGAAGCGTTTAAAGACATGGCAGCAAAGGAGGGGATCTGCATCGCCCACTCTGATAAGATATATAGCAATGCAGGCGAACAGAGCTTTGATAAGCTATTGCAGAAGCTACGAGCCCACCTGCCTAAAGCCAGGGTTGTGGCCTGCTTCTGCGAGGGCATGACAGTCCGAGGCATACTGATGGCTATGAGACGACAGGGCCTCgtgggagagtttctgctggTTGGAAG TGATGGCTGGGCAGACAGGTCCGACGTTACCGATGGCTACCAGAGGGAGGCAGCTGGTGGAATCACTATAAAGCTAAAGTCAGCGTACGTGACCTGGTTCGACGATTATTACCTAAACCTGAAGCCTGACGCCAACCTGAGAAACCCCTGGTTCCCCGAGTTCTGGCAGCATCGCTTCCAATGCAGGTTGAGGGGGCATCCGCAGGAAAGCAGCATGTACAACCGCACCTGCACCT GGAGAGAGTCTCTTCGCCATCAGTATGCCCAAGACACCAAGATGGGCTTTGTCATAAATGCTATCTATTCCATGGCTTACGGACTGCACGCCATGCAGCAATCCCTCTGTCCAGGATATAAG GGTTTGTGTGAGAACATGCGGCCCATTGATGGCCGCAAGCTGCTGGATTTCCTGATGAGAACCAACTTTACTGGTGTGTCTGGGGAGACCATCTACTTTGACCAGAGTGGAGACTCACCTGGCAG GTATGAAATCATGAACTTCAAGCGCACAGGCGAGGATGAGTACGCTTACATCTATGTGGGAAGCTGGGATCAGGGTGGCCTAAAGATGAACGATGAGGAAATCTGGAGTAACAACAGTGACATCATCCAGTCAGTCTGCTCTGAGCCCTGTCAGAAGGCACAGATCAAG gtgATCCGTAAAGGAGAGGTGAGCTGCTGTTGGACTTGCACTCCCTGCAAGGAGAACGAGTTTGTGTTTGATGAGTACACTTGTCGAGCCTGCGACCTTGGCTTCTGGCCCACATATGACCTCACTG GTTGTGAACCGATCCCGGTGCAGTATGTGCGTTGGGGGGATCCAGAGCCCATTGCTGCAGTGGTCTTCTCCTGCCTGGGCCTCATGGCAACACTTTTTGTTACTTCTGTCTTCATCAA ATTTTGGGACACTCCTGTGGTCAAGTCATCCAGCCGTGAGCTCTGCTACATCATCCTAGTTGGAATATGTCTTGGCTACCTGTGCACTTTCACCCTTATCGCCAAGCCCCACATAGTCTACTGCTACCTCCAGCGGCTGGGAATCGGCCTGTCCCCCGCCATGAGCTACTCTGCGCTGGTCACCAAG ACCAACCGTATAGCACGGATCCTGGCAGGCAGCAAGAAGAAGATCTGCACCAAGAAACCGCGCTTTATGTCCGCCTGCGCACAATTGGTCATCGCCTTCCTACTCATACTGCTGCAGCTTGGGATTATTGTGGCACTTTTCATCATAGAGCCACcacag GTGATCTATGACTTCCCCAGTATTAGTGAAGTACATTTGATCTGCAATCTGACCACTCTGGGGGTGGTGGCGCCACTGGGCTACAATGGCCTGCTTATCCTGAGCTGCACCTTCTACGCCTTCAAG ACTCGTAATGTTCCGGCTAATTTTAATGAGGCCAAGTATATTGCCTTTACCATGTACACCACCTGTATCATCTGGCTGGCCTTTGTTCCCATTTACTTTGGCTCCAACTACAAGATCATAACCATGTGCTTTAGTGTCAGCCTCAGTGCCACAGTGGCTCTCTGCTGCATGTTTGTCCCAAAG GTGTACATCATGCTTGCCAAGCCTGAGAAAAATGTCCGGAGTGCCTTCACAACATCCACAGTGGTGCGCATGCATGTAGGTGATGCCAAGAAAGCTGCCAAGACAGGCAAAACCTCGAGCAGCATGGCCAACTTGTTTCGACGCCGTGGATCTGCGCAGGACATCAG TTCCAATGGGAAATCGGTGACATGGGCACAGAATGAGCACAGCTACAGACCAAACATATGGAAGAGGATGTCATTccatgtcaaaaaaaaggaGGCAGTCGAGGTGAACCAGACAGCCATCATCAAGCCCTTCTCTAAAGGAGGAGATACACCTGCGGACACTGGTGTCAAAGAGCAGTATGAAGAGCAACAGGTGTCTCAGCCTTTCACCTGCTCCCCCTCTCAGTCACCAAGGGGTTTCCAGGGAGGAGAGGCTAGAGAGGACGGACAAGCTTTACCCACCTACATACCTGAGCACCCAGCTGGGGTTAGAAGAAGAGTTGGGGACAACGGCCAGGGTGTTGGTATGGTGGATGGTGCTGACATTAGCATCATAGGTGTGGGTGACATCGGCATAGGGGTGATCGGCGGCCAACCTCAGGGCACCACAATCATGGACCAAATCAGCTGTGTGGTTAACCGTTTCACTGCCAACATTAGCGAGCTGAACACCATGATGCTGCCAGGGGGAGTCACCATCAGCTCCACGTCCACCACTGCTTTGCCCGCAGCTGCAGATGCTGCCCCTGGCCCACCTCAGTACCTCACATCCAGGAGCAGACAGGCCCCCTCCAATGCCACCACATATGCCGAGGTCGCGGTTGTCTCCAATTTCTGCGAGAATCGACCAGCAGGTAAGATTTATGAGCACCTGGCCGGGACTTGCGTGAGTAGCAGGCGAGCCAAGGATATGGAGGAGCTGGTGGCTCTGACCCCTCCCTCCCCGTTTAGAGACTCGTCTCTGAGCTCCAGCGGAAGCTCACCCACCTCGATGTCCCCGGCCTCTGAGGCTGAATATGACCAGCTGCTGCTGAGACACTACAGCCAGAGCTCCTCCTCTCTCTAA
- the rab38b gene encoding ras-related protein Rab-38 produces MTNHSSHSNGMHSLRTEHLYKVLVIGDLGVGKTSIIRRYVHQTYSTNYRATIGVDFALKVLNWDSETVRLQLWDIAGQERFGNMTRVYYREAMGAFIVFDVTRPTTFEAVIKWKEDLDSKLMLTNGQSIATVLLANKCDQGKELTNNGIKMNQFCKDHGFLGWFETSAKDNLNIGEAANFLVKHIMATENDILKSVVPDTISPQLDSNRQMSCSGCFK; encoded by the exons ATGACCAATCACTCATCACACTCCAACGGCATGCACAGCCTCCGGACGGAGCACCTGTATAAGGTTCTGGTTATCGGAGACCTGGGGGTCGGGAAGACTTCCATCATCAGGCGCTACGTCCACCAGACCTACTCCACCAACTACCGGGCCACCATCGGCGTGGACTTCGCCCTCAAAGTGTTGAACTGGGACTCTGAGACTGTCCGTCTCCAACTGTGGGACATTGCAG GTCAGGAACGTTTTGGAAACATGACCCGAGTGTATTACCGTGAAGCGATGGGAGCCTTCATAGTGTTCGATGTGACAAGGCCCACGACCTTTGAGGCCGTAATCAAGTGGAAAGAGGACCTGGACTCCAAACTAATGCTGACTAATGGACAGAGCATTGCCACTGTGCTGCTGGCTAACAAGTGTGACCAGGGCAAGGAGCTGACAAACAACGGCATTAAAATGAACCAGTTCTGCAAGGACCATGGCTTTCTCGGGTGGTTTGAAACCTCGGCTAAG GACAATCTCAACATCGGTGAAGCTGCAAACTTCCTGGTCAAGCACATCATGGCCACAGAGAATGACATCCTGAAAAGCGTGGTACCAGACACCATCTCACCTCAGCTGGACTCCAATAGGCAGATGAGCTGCTCTGGCTGCTTCAAATAA
- the grm5a gene encoding glutamate receptor, metabotropic 5a isoform X1 translates to MAGGVRRNTEMGNRLGLYVRLLAVSVLLGADLSWLGLKDQVGVNAQNTDRRVLTHIPGDIIIGALFSVHHQPPADKVHERKCGAVREQYGIQRVEAMMHTLDRINADPTILPNITLGCEIRDSCWHSAVALEQSIEFIRDTLVSNEEEESQGRCTAEAGSLLLQAKKPIVGLIGPGSSSVAIQVQNLLQLFNIPQIAYSATSMDLSDKSLYKYFMRVVPSDMQQAKAMVDIVKKYNWSYVSAIHTEGNYGESGMEAFKDMAAKEGICIAHSDKIYSNAGEQSFDKLLQKLRAHLPKARVVACFCEGMTVRGILMAMRRQGLVGEFLLVGRFFSLHFQSNPVFRCSALGPYLSSHHHPCYHLHRIHQLHGGVEKSSDGWADRSDVTDGYQREAAGGITIKLKSAYVTWFDDYYLNLKPDANLRNPWFPEFWQHRFQCRLRGHPQESSMYNRTCTWRESLRHQYAQDTKMGFVINAIYSMAYGLHAMQQSLCPGYKGLCENMRPIDGRKLLDFLMRTNFTGVSGETIYFDQSGDSPGRYEIMNFKRTGEDEYAYIYVGSWDQGGLKMNDEEIWSNNSDIIQSVCSEPCQKAQIKVIRKGEVSCCWTCTPCKENEFVFDEYTCRACDLGFWPTYDLTGCEPIPVQYVRWGDPEPIAAVVFSCLGLMATLFVTSVFIKFWDTPVVKSSSRELCYIILVGICLGYLCTFTLIAKPHIVYCYLQRLGIGLSPAMSYSALVTKTNRIARILAGSKKKICTKKPRFMSACAQLVIAFLLILLQLGIIVALFIIEPPQVIYDFPSISEVHLICNLTTLGVVAPLGYNGLLILSCTFYAFKTRNVPANFNEAKYIAFTMYTTCIIWLAFVPIYFGSNYKIITMCFSVSLSATVALCCMFVPKVYIMLAKPEKNVRSAFTTSTVVRMHVGDAKKAAKTGKTSSSMANLFRRRGSAQDISSNGKSVTWAQNEHSYRPNIWKRMSFHVKKKEAVEVNQTAIIKPFSKGGDTPADTGVKEQYEEQQVSQPFTCSPSQSPRGFQGGEAREDGQALPTYIPEHPAGVRRRVGDNGQGVGMVDGADISIIGVGDIGIGVIGGQPQGTTIMDQISCVVNRFTANISELNTMMLPGGVTISSTSTTALPAAADAAPGPPQYLTSRSRQAPSNATTYAEVAVVSNFCENRPAGKIYEHLAGTCVSSRRAKDMEELVALTPPSPFRDSSLSSSGSSPTSMSPASEAEYDQLLLRHYSQSSSSL, encoded by the exons ATGGCAGGAGGTGTAAGGAGGAACACAGAGATGGGAAATAGATTAGGGCTATATGTGAGGCTGTTGGCAGTGAGTGTGTTACTGGGAGCTGATCTGAGCTGGCTGGGCCTGAAAGATCAGGTTGGGGTCAATGCCCAGAACACTGACAGAAGGGTATTGACACATATCCCTGGTGACATCATCATAGGAGCTCTGTTCTCTGTCCACCACCAACCACCTGCAGACAAG GTCCATGAGCGAAAGTGTGGTGCGGTGCGTGAGCAGTATGGGATCCAGAGAGTGGAGGCCATGATGCACACTCTGGATCGAATCAACGCAGACCCAACTATCCTCCCGAATATCACCCTGGGCTGCGAGATCAG GGACTCATGCTGGCACTCTGCGGTGGCGCTGGAGCAGAGCATTGAGTTTATTCGGGACACACTAGTGTCcaatgaagaggaggagagccAGGGCAGGTGTACTGCAGAAGCAGGGAGCCTGTTGCTGCAGGCGAAGAAGCCCATTGTGGGACTGATTGGACCAGGATCTAGCTCTGTGGCCATCCAGGTGCAAAATCTCCTTCAGCTCTTCAACATCCCACAAATAGCTTACTCAGCCACTAGCATGGATCTCAGTGACAAG AGCTTATATAAATATTTCATGAGGGTGGTGCCATCAGATATGCAACAGGCCAAAGCCATGGTGGACATTGTCAAGAAATACAACTGGAGCTACGTGTCCGCAATACACACAGAGG GTAATTATGGTGAGAGTGGAATGGAAGCGTTTAAAGACATGGCAGCAAAGGAGGGGATCTGCATCGCCCACTCTGATAAGATATATAGCAATGCAGGCGAACAGAGCTTTGATAAGCTATTGCAGAAGCTACGAGCCCACCTGCCTAAAGCCAGGGTTGTGGCCTGCTTCTGCGAGGGCATGACAGTCCGAGGCATACTGATGGCTATGAGACGACAGGGCCTCgtgggagagtttctgctggTTGGAAG GTTTTTTAGTCTTCATTTCCAATCCAATCCAGTCTTCAGATGTTCAGCATTGGGGCCATATTTGTCCTCTCATCATCATCCTTGTTATCATCTTCATCGCATCCATCAACTTCATGGTGGTGTAGAAAAATCAAG TGATGGCTGGGCAGACAGGTCCGACGTTACCGATGGCTACCAGAGGGAGGCAGCTGGTGGAATCACTATAAAGCTAAAGTCAGCGTACGTGACCTGGTTCGACGATTATTACCTAAACCTGAAGCCTGACGCCAACCTGAGAAACCCCTGGTTCCCCGAGTTCTGGCAGCATCGCTTCCAATGCAGGTTGAGGGGGCATCCGCAGGAAAGCAGCATGTACAACCGCACCTGCACCT GGAGAGAGTCTCTTCGCCATCAGTATGCCCAAGACACCAAGATGGGCTTTGTCATAAATGCTATCTATTCCATGGCTTACGGACTGCACGCCATGCAGCAATCCCTCTGTCCAGGATATAAG GGTTTGTGTGAGAACATGCGGCCCATTGATGGCCGCAAGCTGCTGGATTTCCTGATGAGAACCAACTTTACTGGTGTGTCTGGGGAGACCATCTACTTTGACCAGAGTGGAGACTCACCTGGCAG GTATGAAATCATGAACTTCAAGCGCACAGGCGAGGATGAGTACGCTTACATCTATGTGGGAAGCTGGGATCAGGGTGGCCTAAAGATGAACGATGAGGAAATCTGGAGTAACAACAGTGACATCATCCAGTCAGTCTGCTCTGAGCCCTGTCAGAAGGCACAGATCAAG gtgATCCGTAAAGGAGAGGTGAGCTGCTGTTGGACTTGCACTCCCTGCAAGGAGAACGAGTTTGTGTTTGATGAGTACACTTGTCGAGCCTGCGACCTTGGCTTCTGGCCCACATATGACCTCACTG GTTGTGAACCGATCCCGGTGCAGTATGTGCGTTGGGGGGATCCAGAGCCCATTGCTGCAGTGGTCTTCTCCTGCCTGGGCCTCATGGCAACACTTTTTGTTACTTCTGTCTTCATCAA ATTTTGGGACACTCCTGTGGTCAAGTCATCCAGCCGTGAGCTCTGCTACATCATCCTAGTTGGAATATGTCTTGGCTACCTGTGCACTTTCACCCTTATCGCCAAGCCCCACATAGTCTACTGCTACCTCCAGCGGCTGGGAATCGGCCTGTCCCCCGCCATGAGCTACTCTGCGCTGGTCACCAAG ACCAACCGTATAGCACGGATCCTGGCAGGCAGCAAGAAGAAGATCTGCACCAAGAAACCGCGCTTTATGTCCGCCTGCGCACAATTGGTCATCGCCTTCCTACTCATACTGCTGCAGCTTGGGATTATTGTGGCACTTTTCATCATAGAGCCACcacag GTGATCTATGACTTCCCCAGTATTAGTGAAGTACATTTGATCTGCAATCTGACCACTCTGGGGGTGGTGGCGCCACTGGGCTACAATGGCCTGCTTATCCTGAGCTGCACCTTCTACGCCTTCAAG ACTCGTAATGTTCCGGCTAATTTTAATGAGGCCAAGTATATTGCCTTTACCATGTACACCACCTGTATCATCTGGCTGGCCTTTGTTCCCATTTACTTTGGCTCCAACTACAAGATCATAACCATGTGCTTTAGTGTCAGCCTCAGTGCCACAGTGGCTCTCTGCTGCATGTTTGTCCCAAAG GTGTACATCATGCTTGCCAAGCCTGAGAAAAATGTCCGGAGTGCCTTCACAACATCCACAGTGGTGCGCATGCATGTAGGTGATGCCAAGAAAGCTGCCAAGACAGGCAAAACCTCGAGCAGCATGGCCAACTTGTTTCGACGCCGTGGATCTGCGCAGGACATCAG TTCCAATGGGAAATCGGTGACATGGGCACAGAATGAGCACAGCTACAGACCAAACATATGGAAGAGGATGTCATTccatgtcaaaaaaaaggaGGCAGTCGAGGTGAACCAGACAGCCATCATCAAGCCCTTCTCTAAAGGAGGAGATACACCTGCGGACACTGGTGTCAAAGAGCAGTATGAAGAGCAACAGGTGTCTCAGCCTTTCACCTGCTCCCCCTCTCAGTCACCAAGGGGTTTCCAGGGAGGAGAGGCTAGAGAGGACGGACAAGCTTTACCCACCTACATACCTGAGCACCCAGCTGGGGTTAGAAGAAGAGTTGGGGACAACGGCCAGGGTGTTGGTATGGTGGATGGTGCTGACATTAGCATCATAGGTGTGGGTGACATCGGCATAGGGGTGATCGGCGGCCAACCTCAGGGCACCACAATCATGGACCAAATCAGCTGTGTGGTTAACCGTTTCACTGCCAACATTAGCGAGCTGAACACCATGATGCTGCCAGGGGGAGTCACCATCAGCTCCACGTCCACCACTGCTTTGCCCGCAGCTGCAGATGCTGCCCCTGGCCCACCTCAGTACCTCACATCCAGGAGCAGACAGGCCCCCTCCAATGCCACCACATATGCCGAGGTCGCGGTTGTCTCCAATTTCTGCGAGAATCGACCAGCAGGTAAGATTTATGAGCACCTGGCCGGGACTTGCGTGAGTAGCAGGCGAGCCAAGGATATGGAGGAGCTGGTGGCTCTGACCCCTCCCTCCCCGTTTAGAGACTCGTCTCTGAGCTCCAGCGGAAGCTCACCCACCTCGATGTCCCCGGCCTCTGAGGCTGAATATGACCAGCTGCTGCTGAGACACTACAGCCAGAGCTCCTCCTCTCTCTAA